One Arthrobacter sp. FW306-07-I genomic window carries:
- a CDS encoding glycerophosphodiester phosphodiesterase, which yields MKYTKLLTAAAITAGLALGTALPAQAADTNPNGTENHFDLQAHRGGIGLTVESTLASFAKGIESGVSTLELDLQITKDGREVITHDRKINGQKCRDTAPVTPGDPSYPYVGKYIKDLTFDQVRSMDCGSLTLPQFPGQQASPGAKMPTLAEVFDLANRYRASQVKFNIETKVEAGAPEQTAPREQFVNVALREIKAAHMEERVSIESFDWGSLRLVKEREPGMRTVALTNKDFLQAGQPGKSPWLGGIDADDFAGDLVDAAASLGFDAISPVHGTPQNGTVTDPGYVPYVTADMVNRAHAKGMQVIPWTVDDKPTMRKLMDDGVDGLITDYPNRLREVLAERSLKLPKQYTLEPGASAGN from the coding sequence ATGAAGTACACCAAGCTGCTGACCGCGGCAGCCATCACCGCGGGCCTCGCCCTGGGAACAGCCCTCCCGGCGCAAGCTGCCGATACCAACCCCAACGGCACTGAAAACCATTTTGATCTCCAGGCGCACCGTGGCGGCATCGGCTTGACCGTCGAATCCACGCTGGCTTCCTTCGCCAAGGGCATCGAGAGCGGCGTGAGCACCTTGGAACTGGATCTGCAGATCACCAAGGACGGCCGGGAAGTCATTACCCACGACCGGAAGATCAACGGCCAGAAGTGCCGGGACACCGCCCCGGTCACCCCCGGTGACCCGTCGTACCCTTACGTCGGCAAGTACATCAAGGACCTCACCTTCGATCAGGTGCGCAGCATGGACTGCGGCTCCTTGACGCTGCCCCAGTTCCCCGGCCAGCAGGCGTCCCCCGGCGCAAAGATGCCGACCCTGGCCGAGGTGTTCGACCTCGCCAACCGTTACCGTGCCAGCCAGGTCAAGTTCAACATCGAAACCAAGGTTGAAGCCGGGGCACCAGAGCAAACCGCTCCGCGCGAACAGTTCGTGAACGTCGCCCTGCGCGAAATCAAGGCCGCCCACATGGAGGAGCGCGTCTCCATCGAGAGCTTCGATTGGGGCTCGCTGCGCCTGGTGAAGGAACGCGAACCCGGCATGCGGACCGTGGCGCTGACCAACAAGGACTTCCTGCAGGCCGGACAGCCGGGCAAGTCACCCTGGCTCGGCGGCATCGACGCGGACGACTTCGCCGGGGACCTGGTGGACGCTGCTGCCTCCCTGGGTTTCGACGCCATCTCCCCCGTCCACGGCACTCCCCAGAACGGAACCGTCACCGACCCCGGCTACGTGCCCTACGTGACAGCCGATATGGTGAACCGCGCCCACGCCAAGGGCATGCAGGTCATTCCGTGGACCGTCGATGATAAACCCACCATGCGCAAGCTCATGGACGACGGTGTTGACGGCCTGATCACCGACTACCCGAACCGGCTGCGCGAAGTGCTGGCAGAACGATCCCTGAAGCTGCCCAAGCAGTACACGCTGGAACCCGGTGCGTCCGCAGGGAACTGA